The nucleotide sequence ATGCTTAAATGGGGCATTATTGGATGAAAAGGAACCGTTGGAACAGCTTCAACATAGTTTTGAAATGTTTCTACAATCTCCCCATAAATTTTGGGTTTATACCGTAGAACCATATACAATGTGAAAGGCTCAAAATCAACACTTACACTTCCTTTTTTGAGCAACATTAACGTATCATCCACGTATTCGTAAGCTTTAATGATTGCTCTTGTCCAGTTTCTGCCTTTGACTTCTATATCTCTGATTCTCAGCGATACTGGGCTTAATCTTTCGGAGTATTTTATCGGATCCCATCCAGAGCCGTCATGGATATAAATTATATCTCCGGGCTGATATGCGTGAAAGTGATACCCAAATTTTTGAAACATGATATCACCTTGAGTGAGTTGTTTTAGCTGGTATAAATTACTTTCTTTTCCAAACCTCGCCCTTTAGGGCGGGGTATAGGAAATCTTCCAACGAGCCCTTTAGCAGGAAAGCAAAAAGTATTTAAACTCCAAGTGCATATCATACATTAGAGGGTTCAATATGGAGGATAAACTACCAAAGTTTAGTTCAACTAGGCATGCAAAACACTTAATAATCTATCACTTTATATGGATACCAAAATACAGCAGGGATATTCTTGTTGGAAAAGTTGCTGAGAGATTAAAGCAAATGCTCAAGGAGTATGCTGAAGAAATTGGCTGTGAGGTAATTTCTCTCGAAGTGATGCCTGACCACGTTCACATTTTCCTCAGGGCAAAACCTAACCTCTCACCTGCACAAATCGTAAATCACTTGAAGGGGAAGAGTGCAAGAAAACTTTTAATGGAATTCCCCGAACTGAGGGCAAAAACTACTAGAGGAAGATTATGGTCTCGCTCTTATTTTGTTGCTTCAGTTGGATACATAACTGATGAGATTGTTAAACACTATGTCGAAACCCAATGGGAGCGTGAGTTAAAACGAAGAGGACGGTAACTGTAAAACTCCAAGCATCGAAAGAAGTTGAAAGAATTCTCTTCGAGTTAGCTGACACTGGAGCAAAAGTTTGGAATGAAGTGAATTATTTGAGGAGAAGACAATTCTTCAATCATGAAAAAGTTGATTTTAACAAAACGGAAAAAGTAGTCTATGAGAAATACAAAAAAGAAATTGGCTCCGCAACTGTTCAGCAGATTTGCAGAAAGAATGCTGAAAGCTGGAAGTCATTCTTCTCTCTAATCAAAAAGCGGAGAGAACTTCCCAAGTGGATGAAACCAAAACCACCAAACTATCAAAAGGAAAACGGGAAGAGAAAGCCGTTGATAGTTTTAAGGAACGACCAATACAAGATTGAGGAAAACAAGCTGATTTTGAAAGGTCTTGGTAAATTTAAGCAATTGGAAGTCCAATTCAAGGGTAGAATTCACTTGAGGGGCAAACAAGGAAGGCTTGAAATAATTTATGATGATGTCAAAAGGAAATGGTATGCTCACATAAGCT is from Thermococcus paralvinellae and encodes:
- the tnpA gene encoding IS200/IS605 family transposase, with translation MEDKLPKFSSTRHAKHLIIYHFIWIPKYSRDILVGKVAERLKQMLKEYAEEIGCEVISLEVMPDHVHIFLRAKPNLSPAQIVNHLKGKSARKLLMEFPELRAKTTRGRLWSRSYFVASVGYITDEIVKHYVETQWERELKRRGR